The following are encoded together in the Osmia lignaria lignaria isolate PbOS001 chromosome 13, iyOsmLign1, whole genome shotgun sequence genome:
- the LOC117602131 gene encoding uncharacterized protein LOC117602131 translates to MVGDSPDIVEEGSISDLGDLEGWWDNQGIVAWSFVLFGCFFLNSILLLAFLIRPSLRTISNRFVMNLTVSNLLVCATMIPLLIMDAASTAPIVDSTSIGSICTISEGAVAIVTTSSVLSVLLIAVDQYFAVVDPLRYRARVDKLKAGILIMSIWFISIVFGFLAFFNPNPQSLWLSCCSRNNNFLVNITSLSFDNETREINVTELPQVLNTSDNGNSMLDTLMDNSTITYGFIYAIVYSILVYFIPFVAICWIYVSIYVAAHRNSVRTRKSGSRPILSSASFTEEQNGPSRVQRLQTDTIEDFRKLPKISSLSSIDETSETVQPPGQGSRRRSFSSALEIEISSPPMDDQPSSGIVFTVGLQPFQVSPRCSKHSEPTDDQLSDSASQKNDPQVEEETEKSWNSSFVIDQTADSEDELPPECFDKKLSLENTSNDDKQDDLAATGHLQPETDSKTQRPADSGILKNFSEVKPHRRLSTTFVDIEPNLPDNSTVVSNKTDKDTGTGGGATESSSCLLTPIVTITPATNKNEGLQRVASVRSTSSYINSLKDRISNGSIFRHREETRAARISAVVIVMGLICWSPYVVLLLTKNLPRSTGQHLPHKYDVLASSFFILAAYISPLLFGYRSKRVKRELRRFFCFRKELSYKNNRSLMAKKVLKRRHSSTLSHFEMDHKYNIFNCVYGRNRWPKEKVQFVQVPDTALAVETCRSSFSSGASTQISSTSTEEC, encoded by the exons ATGGTTGGAGATTCGCCAGACATCGTCGAAGAAGGATCTATCTCAGATCTGGGAGATCTAGAAGGATGGTGGGATAATCAAGGAATCGTGGCATGGAGTTTCGTCCTTTTCGGAtgtttctttctaaattccattcTTCTATTGGCGTTTCTTATACGCCCGTCGCTGCGGACCATTTCCAACAG GTTTGTCATGAACTTAACCGTGTCAAACCTGCTGGTATGCGCCACCATGATCCCGTTATTGATCATGGACGCAGCCTCAACCGCACCTATAGTAGATTCTACGTCCATAGGTAGTATCTGCACGATATCGGAGGGTGCGGTCGCCATCGTGACAACATCCTCTGTGCTCTCGGTCCTCTTGATCGCAGTGGATCAATATTTTGCTGTAGTGGATCCATTACGTTATCGAGCTAGAGTGGACAAATTGAAGGCTGGCATCTTGATCATGTCCATTTGGTTCATCTCCATAGTCTTCGGCTTCCTAGCGTTCTTCAACCCGAATCCTCAGAGTCTCTGGTTATCGTGCTGTTCAAGAAACAACAACTTTCTCGTCAATATCACTTCGTTATCATTCGACAATGAAACTAGAGAAATAAACGTCACCGAATTGCCTCAAGTATTAAATACCTCGGACAATGGTAACTCAATGTTGGATACATTGATGGACAACAGTACCATTACTTATGGCTTCATCTACGCGATTGTATACAGCATCCTCGTTTATTTCATCCCATTCGTCGCCATCTGTTGGATCTACGTCAGTATTTATGTGGCTGCTCATAGAAATTCGGTGAGAACGAGGAAAAGTGGATCGAGACCGATACTCTCTTCGGCTAGCTTCACCGAGGAACAGAATGGCCCGTCTAGAGTTCAGCGTCTGCAGACAGACACTATCGAGGATTTTCGTAAGTTGCCAAAAATATCCAGCCTCTCGTCGATCGACGAGACCAGCGAAACCGTACAACCACCGGGTCAAGGATCTAGAAGACGTTCTTTTTCGTCGGCTCTGGAGATTGAGATTTCCTCCCCGCCGATGGATGACCAACCTTCCTCAGGAATAGTGTTCACCGTTGGACTGCAACCTTTCCAGGTATCCCCACGCTGCTCGAAACATTCGGAACCCACGGACGATCAATTAAGCGATTCTGCGAGTCAAAAAAACGATCCTCAGGTAGAAGAGGAAACAGAAAAATCTTGGAACTCGAGTTTCGTCATCGACCAAACCGCCGATTCGGAGGACGAGCTTCCTCCCGAGTGTTTTGACAAAAAGCTGTCTTTAGAAAACACGTCGAATGATGATAAACAGGATGACTTGGCAGCAACAGGACATCTGCAGCCTGAAACTGACTCAAAGACCCAACGACCAGCAGACAGTGGGATATTGAAGAACTTCTCGGAAGTGAAACCTCATCGTAGATTATCCACCACTTTCGTTGATATAGAACCTAACCTTCCTGATAACTCAACGGTGGTTAGCAACAAGACTGACAAAGACACTGGCACCGGTGGCGGTGCAACAGAATCATCCTCCTGCCTCTTGACACCCATAGTAACGATAACACCTGCGACGAATAAAAACGAAGGTCTTCAACGGGTGGCGAGCGTCAGGAGTACCTCTAGTTATATAAATTCTCTAAAAGATAGAATCAGCAACGGGTCTATATTTAGGCACAGAGAAGAGACAAGAGCGGCGAGAATCAGCGCTGTGGttatagtgatgggtttgattTGTTGGTCACCGTATGTGGTACTGTTGTTGACGAAGAATTTACCTCGTTCCACTGGCCAACATTTGCCCCACAAGTACGACGTGTTGGCCTCGAGCTTTTTCATCTTGGCCGCGTATATCAGTCCTCTGTTGTTCGGTTACCGTTCGAAAAGAGTGAAAAGAGAGCTGAGACGGTTCTTCTGTTTCCGTAAAGAGCTCTCCTACAAGAACAACAGGAGCCTGATGGCTAAGAAGGTGCTGAAAAGGAGGCACAGCAGCACCTTGAGTCACTTCGAGATGGACCACAAGTATAATATATTTAACTGTGTTTATGGGAGGAACCGGTGGCCCAAAGAAAAGGTTCAGTTCGTTCAAGTACCGGACACGGCGTTAGCTGTAGAGACATGCAGGAGCAGCTTCTCCAGCGGTGCCAGTACTCAGATCTCTAGCACCTCCACCGAGGAATGTTGA
- the LOC117602142 gene encoding uncharacterized protein LOC117602142 has product MSQAYIHACERAELLGLPIPSEEEWREANDHVNDNDDDAVIQNLDSSDEAAQRIGGGLEELNTILNATQKKINRFKNVCGSLSTLLKVKVGSRNGTPDHKHSKKNDNDPKDLLAKTSMNEENLTIELANDEKCMDKAETEPVISKKIDINEKMGSHLAKLDSLVTKAENAQYSMQHQTKQMKKFLK; this is encoded by the exons ATGTCTCAGGCCTACATTCACGCTTGCGAAAGGGCAGAATTGTTAGGATTACCAATTCCAAGCGAGGAGGAGTGGAGAGAAGCGAACGATCATGTCAATGATAATGACGACGATGCAGTGATTcaa AACTTAGATTCCTCTGATGAAGCCGCTCAACGAATAGGAGGTGGATTAGAAGAATTAAACACTATTCTCAATGCAAcacagaaaaaaattaatagattcAAG AATGTTTGTGGCAGTTTAAGTACTCTGTTGAAAGTAAAAGTGGGGTCTCGAAACGGTACACCAGATCATAAACACAGCAAGAAAAATGACAATGATCCAAAAGATCTTCTTGCTAAAACATCAATGaatgaagaaaatttaacaatagAACTAGCAAATGATGAGAAATGTATGGACAAAGCAGAAACTGAACCAGTAATATCAAAAAAGATTGATATCAATGAAAAAATGGGATCCCATTTGGCCAAGTTAGATTCCCTTGTTACTAAAGCTGAAAATGCTCAATACAGTATGCAACATCAGacaaaacaaatgaaaaaatttttgaaGTAA
- the LOC143306011 gene encoding bolA-like protein 2, with translation MPYTESYIKDKLIKELNASHVEVIDQSDGCGAKFSVVIVSDVFDGKPLLQRHRLVNAVLEEELKTIHAFSQKTLTPEQWEKQKS, from the exons ATGCCATATACTGAAAGTTATATtaaagataaattaattaaggaaTTAAATGCTTCTCACGTG GAAGTGATAGATCAGTCTGATGGTTGTGGTGCTAAATTTTCTGTAGTAATTGTCTCTGATGTGTTTGATGGAAAACCTTTACTGCAACGTCAtag GCTAGTAAATGCAGTTTTAGAAGAAGAACTTAAAACAATCCATGCATTTTCACAAAAGACATTAACTCCAGAACAGTGGGAAAAACAAAAGAgctaa
- the LOC117602135 gene encoding dolichyl pyrophosphate Man9GlcNAc2 alpha-1,3-glucosyltransferase yields MQESMQIVLISLLALLLRWCITYHPYSGQGKPPIFGDYEAQRHWQEITLNLPTVKWYTNTTDNDLLYWGLDYPPLTAYHSFALGYIANKINSSYVKLHESRGFESEDHKYFMRLSVFFMDMFTYVPSMIYYIVTNKTLKNIGKRESNIFGFTKRQIILLIVLIYPSLILIDNGHFQYNCVSLGLFIGAVAFILQNLFIIGSILFVAALNYKQMELYHALPIFFYILGKHLPLKQKIGISNLKMLLWISFTVIATFFIIWLPFLKNLETFASVILRLFPVSRGIFEDKVANIWCAVNVLYKLRNTFTNEQLAKLCLTITAFAVLPSSIDLYLNPKKEKFIISLINCALAFFLFSFQVHEKTILLVAIPILLYFQHNPFPCFWFLIISHFSMLPLFIKDDLYLAYCVTLIFYFLFVSWEYPDLFNSSESLNRNVHIMTNQEQIKTKLKRNKSGLSFVKVIRDTFHYCKSGLSRYDLYSWRITLFHISILGIIILSVVSGFLKPPNRYPDLFSLLVSIYSCAHFIIFYLYFNYKQFDISRNIINKVN; encoded by the coding sequence ATGCAGGAGAGCATGCAAATTGTATTAATTTCCCTTTTAGCCCTTTTGTTAAGGTGGTGCATTACGTACCACCCGTACAGTGGTCAAGGGAAACCTCCAATATTTGGAGACTATGAAGCACAGCGACACTGGCAAGAAATAACGTTAAATCTTCCAACTGTAAAATGGTACACCAATACAACTGACAATGATTTATTATACTGGGGGTTAGATTATCCTCCTTTAACAGCTTACCATAGTTTTGCCTTAGGCTACATAGCTAATAAGATTAATTCTTCCTATGTAAAATTACATGAATCAAGAGGTTTTGAATCTGAAGATCACAAATATTTCATGAGACTTAGCGTATTTTTTATGGACATGTTTACTTATGTCCCATCAATGATATATTATATAGTAACcaataaaacattgaaaaatattgGGAAAAGGGAATCAAATATATTTGGTTTCACAAAACGACAGATTATCCTTCTAATAGTATTAATTTATCCAAGTTTGATATTAATAGATAATGgacattttcaatataattgTGTATCACTGGGCTTATTTATCGGTGCAGTTGCATTTAtacttcaaaatttatttattattggatcaatTTTGTTTGTAGCAGCACTAAATTATAAACAGATGGAACTTTATCATGCATTACCGATATTTTTCTATATACTTGGGAAACATTTACctttgaaacaaaaaattggAATATCTAATTTAAAAATGCTATTATGGATATCTTTCACAGTAATCGCAACGTTTTTCATTATATGGTTACCATTTCTTAAAAATCTGGAAACATTTGCAAGCGTAATTCTTCGCTTATTCCCAGTTTCCAGAGGTATATTTGAAGATAAAGTTGCTAACATTTGGTGTGCTGTAAATGTTCTTTATAAATTACGTAATACTTTTACAAATGAACAACTAGCCAAACTTTGTTTAACAATAACCGCATTTGCGGTTTTACCAAGTTCTATAGATCTATATCTGAacccgaaaaaagaaaaatttattatttctcttattaattgtgcattggcatttttccttttttcatttcaagttCATGAGAAGACAATTTTACTTGTTGCCATtccaattttattatattttcagcaTAATCCATTTCCTTGTTTCtggtttttaataatttcacatTTTAGCATGTTACCATTGTTTATAAAAGATGATTTGTATTTAGCGTACTGCGttacattaattttttattttctcttcgtttcttgGGAATATCCTGATTTGTTTAACAGTAGTGAATCATTGAATAGAAATGTACATATTATGACTAATCAAGAGCAAATTAAAACAAAACTTAAAAGGAACAAAAGTGGATTAAGTTTTGTGAAAGTAATAAGAGATACATTTCATTATTGCAAAAGTGGCTTATCAAGATATGATCTATATTCTTGGAGAATAACTTTATTTCACATCTCAATTTTAggaataataatattatctGTTGTTAGCGGTTTTTTAAAACCACCAAATAGATACCCAGATTTATTCTCATTATTAGTTTCCATATATTCCTGTgcacattttattatattttatttatatttcaactaCAAACAATTTGATATATCAAGAAACATCATAAATAAAGTGAATTAA
- the LOC117602138 gene encoding mevalonate kinase, protein MIHFKVSAPGKVILFGEHAVVYGKTAIAASIGLHTTIDLTELPEAEQVIKIYFPKVNLFISIPLQQIQNFLVVNNSIELIGNYEVFYNKIKEFVGNISYTNLQQKLSLEAFFYLLIYITQKEDINIKPFQIQLNNEFAIGSGLGSSASFAVSLAACFLHWSYLRKNICKEFGVSDLEMISKYALNCERIMHGNPSGIDNSICTYGSMIEFKKGHCMKPISNVQTMKILLVDTRVNRSTKALMERYLELKHKYPVIIDLIMDSIDNISMEAIKIIQKLKNLSTTDNESLYENYKQLMTLINMNQGLLATCQVSHPSLDRICAEAQNYALAAKLTGAGGGGHAFILLLPDTQPETISSISRKLIADGFTVTLTTLGVPGVQIHK, encoded by the exons atgatTCACTTCAAAGTGTCTGCACCAGGAAAAGTGATCTTGTTTGGAGAACATGCTGTAGTGTATGGAAAAACAGCTATTGCAGCTAGTATAGGTTTACATACAACAATAGACTTAACTGAGTTACCTGAAGCAGAAcaagttattaaaatatattttcctaaAGTAAATCTATTTATTAGTATACCTCTTCAACAAATACAAAACTTCCTTGTTGTTAATAACAGCATAGAATTAATAGGGAATTATGAAGTATTTTATAATAAGATAAAGGAATTTGTTGGTAATATCAGTTATACAAATCTGCAACAAAAATTAAGTTTAGAGGCATTCTTTTATCTTCTCATATACATTACGCAGAAAgaagatataaatataaaacctTTTCAAATTCAGTTAAACAATGAATTTGCAATTGGTTCTGGACTCGGTAGTTCTGCTTCATTCGCAGTTTCTCTTGCTGCTTGCTTTTTACATTGGTCATATTTGAGAAAAAATATCTGCAAAGAATTCGGTGTTTCTGATTTAGAAATGATTTCGAAATATGCTTTAAATTGTGAGAGGATCATGCATGGTAATCCATCTGGAATAGATAATTCCATATGTACGTACGGATCGATGATTGAATTTAAGAAAGGTCATTGTATGAAACCAATAAGCAATGTACAAACCATGAAAATTCTATTAGTAGACACAAGAGTTAATAGAAGCACAAAAGCGTTGATGGAAAGATACTTAGAGCTGAAACACAAATATCCTGTTATTATTGATCTCATTATGGATTCtattgataatatttcaatggaagCAATAAAAATCATACAGAAACTTAAAAATCTTTCAACCACTGATAATGAATCTCTGTATGAAAACTATAAACAATTAATG ACACTTATTAACATGAATCAAGGATTGTTAGCTACATGTCAAGTTTCGCATCCCTCCTTAGACAGGATTTGTGCAGAGGCACAAAATTATGCTTTAGCAGCAAAACTTACAGGTGCTGGAGGCGGTGGGCAtgcatttattttattgttacctGATACCCAGCCAGAAACAATTTCTAGTATATCACGAAAATTAATTGCAGACGGTTTTACTGTCACGTTAACAACTTTAGGGGTTCCTGGTGTacaaattcataaataa
- the Tpcn1 gene encoding two pore segment channel 1 isoform X1 encodes MSSPISIKSIEYSANYQRFDDDANISLEPDISHRPCPRYGSILSSSSAENHMNSSVENSRTPEQFIQKFDTAEVDRENMSENAVLPAHDSLSDHDLHWEMNYHEAAIFLEEGRNNEKFDSHPKHPEDLPAYLLVHNNWYYGLDLLTSLVLLALAFVEEPAVPLFGMPVWAHGSIELFALIIIGIELALKLRWVGWLTMLKHKRTMLKCITLVIMFLEAMTVLVRQSSHFRVTRALRPIFLVDTKCFGGVRRFIRQILLTLPPILDMLGLLLFFVTLYTVLGYYMFSEMNRNFSTLQDSFVSLFVLLTTANFPDVMMPSYSKNKWYAIYFVSYLSTMLYVMMNLMLAVVNETFTAAERDKFKKLFLHKRKACQHAFKLLVSKQNPDKMRFRQFEGLMRYYAPTRSIRDVVLMFRYLNTSGSGVLSSEEFLNIYDTIMLQWEPQYSAVPWYHSTSQPLQILCTGAHAAIRWTYFEILMYATIVANGIAMIVRILEPSDTTVHGTLLFAASWDTFLFGGIFVTEALIKVLGLGTRRYLSSGWNLFDLGTSVMTLVAACILCLFPTATFFVLFRPLRILRLFKMKKRYRDVFGTLVILTPLMSSTAVVMLVLYYFFAIIGMELFAGYNMRNCCKNTTVEDFYKYSVNESTTLGYYYLNTFDNLIASCMTLFELTVVNNWFILMNAYAFTVGMYTRIYFMVFYLVTMIVLTIVVSSFLEAFRFRIHYKKSTSKRDEEKMLHEEVELKWDELQCMIEDFQILEKLRPSLIVGGTTAFIGSRPRTREVLQRKMYTNEINEWIAEVVQTERQFLSNTSHNSEEDCTDDMISESNHLGVTENL; translated from the exons ATGTCTTCTCCTATATCAATTAAATCTATTGAGTATTCCGCTAATTATCAACGTTTTGACGATGATGCGAATATATCACTTGAACCAGATATTTCGCACCGCCCATGTCCAA GATATGGATCTATATTATCATCTTCTTCTGCAGAAAATCACATGAATTCTTCTGTGGAGAATTCAAGAACACCAGAACAATTTATTCAGAAATTTGATACAGCCGAGGTAGACAGAGAAAATATGTCTGAAAATGCAGTTCTTCCGGCGCATGATTCACTTTCAGATCATGATTTACATTGGGAAATGAATTATCATGAAGCTGCAATATTTTTAGAG gaAGGTAGGAATAATGAAAAGTTTGACTCTCATCCAAAGCACCCAGAAGATTTACCAGCGTATCTTTTAGTTCATAATAATTGGTATTATGGGTTAGATTTATTGACCTCTCTTGTACTTCTGGCTTTAGCTTTTGTGGAAGAACCAGCTGTACCTTTGTTTGGT ATGCCAGTTTGGGCACACGGATCAATAGAACTTTTTGCTTTGATAATAATAGGTATAGAATTAGCTTTAAAATTAAGATGGGTTGGCTGGCTAACTATGTTAAAACATAAACGAACAATGTTAAAG tGCATTACATTAGTCATCATGTTTTTGGAAGCTATGACAGTTTTAGTGCGGCAGTCATCGCATTTTCGTGTAACACGCGCCCTGAGGCCTATATTTTTAGTAGATACAAAATGTTTTGGAGGAGTAAGAAGATTTATAAGACAAATACTTTTAACGTTACCACCGATTTTAGATATGTTAGGGctgcttttattttttgttacgcTTTACACAGTCTTGGGTTATTATATGTTCAGTGAAATGAACAGAAATTTTTCTACTCTGCAAGACAGTTTTGTGAGCCTATTTGTCCTTCTCACTACTGCTAA TTTTCCAGATGTAATGATGCCATCATATTCGAAAAATAAGTGGTATGCAATATATTTTGTATCTTACTTATCCACAATGTTATACGTGATGATGAATTTAATGTTGGCAGTAGTTAACGAAACATTTACAGCAGCTGAGcgtgataaatttaaaaaattgtttttgcATAAAAGAAAAGCATGTCAGCATGCATTTAAGTTGTTAGTTTCCAAACAGAATCCAGATAAAATGCGATTTCGTCAATTCGAAGGATTAATGCGATATTATGCTCCAACTAGAA GTATTAGAGATGTTGTTCTAATGTTTCGCTACTTAAATACTTCTGGAAGTGGAGTTTTAAGTTCAgaagaatttttgaatatttatgatACTATAATGCTTCAGTGGGAACCGCAGTACTCTGCTGTGCCTTGGTATCACAGTACGTCACAGCCATTGCAAATTCTCTGTACAGGAGCTCATGCTGCTATTAGATGGACctatttcgaaattttaatgT ATGCAACAATCGTCGCAAATGGTATTGCTATGATAGTAAGGATATTGGAGCCGAGTGATACTACTGTCCACGGTACACTTTTATTTGCTGCATCTTGGGATACTTTCCTTTTTGGGGGAA TATTTGTTACCGAAGCATTGATAAAAGTATTAGGACTTGGCACAAGGCGATATCTTAGTTCTGGATGGAATCTTTTTGATTTAGGCACATCTGTAATGACGCTTGTCGCAGCTTGTATTTTATGTCTATTTCCTACGGCAACATTTTTCGTCTTATTCAGACCActtagaattttaagattatttaaaatgaaaaagagataCCGAGATGTGTTTGGTACTCTAGTTATTTTAACTCCTTTAATGTCTTCTACCGCAGTAGTCATGcttgttttatattatttctttgcGATTATCGGAATGGAATTATTTGCGGGATATAATATGCGAAATTGTTGCAA AAACACAACAGTTgaagatttttataaatattctgtCAATGAAAGTACCACACTAGGATATTATTATCTTAATACTTTTGACAATCTTATAGCCAGTTGTATGACTCTTTTTGAGTTGACAGTTGTTAATAATTGGTTTATTTTAATGAATGCATACGCATTCACTGTTGGAATGTATACAAGAATCTATTTTATGGTATTTTATCTGGTGACAATGATTGTGTTAACAATTGTGGTATCTAGCTTTTTGGAAGCATTTCGATTTAGGATACATTATAAGAAATCAACATCTAAACGCGATG AAGAAAAAATGCTTCATGAAGAAGTGGAATTAAAATGGGATGAATTACAATGCATGATCgaagattttcaaattttagaaaaattacgACCTTCACTCATAGTTGGT GGAACTACTGCATTTATTGGTTCACGGCCTCGAACGCGAGAAGTATTGCAGAGAAAAATGTATACAAATGAAATAAACGAATGGATTGCAGAAGTAGTACAAACTGAGAGACAATTTTTGTCAAATACTTCTCATAATTCGGAAGAAGATTGCACGGATGATATGATCTCGGAATCAAATCATCTAGGAGTAACAGAAAACTTGTGA
- the Tpcn1 gene encoding two pore segment channel 1 isoform X2 produces MSSPISIKSIEYSANYQRFDDDANISLEPDISHRPCPKNHMNSSVENSRTPEQFIQKFDTAEVDRENMSENAVLPAHDSLSDHDLHWEMNYHEAAIFLEEGRNNEKFDSHPKHPEDLPAYLLVHNNWYYGLDLLTSLVLLALAFVEEPAVPLFGMPVWAHGSIELFALIIIGIELALKLRWVGWLTMLKHKRTMLKCITLVIMFLEAMTVLVRQSSHFRVTRALRPIFLVDTKCFGGVRRFIRQILLTLPPILDMLGLLLFFVTLYTVLGYYMFSEMNRNFSTLQDSFVSLFVLLTTANFPDVMMPSYSKNKWYAIYFVSYLSTMLYVMMNLMLAVVNETFTAAERDKFKKLFLHKRKACQHAFKLLVSKQNPDKMRFRQFEGLMRYYAPTRSIRDVVLMFRYLNTSGSGVLSSEEFLNIYDTIMLQWEPQYSAVPWYHSTSQPLQILCTGAHAAIRWTYFEILMYATIVANGIAMIVRILEPSDTTVHGTLLFAASWDTFLFGGIFVTEALIKVLGLGTRRYLSSGWNLFDLGTSVMTLVAACILCLFPTATFFVLFRPLRILRLFKMKKRYRDVFGTLVILTPLMSSTAVVMLVLYYFFAIIGMELFAGYNMRNCCKNTTVEDFYKYSVNESTTLGYYYLNTFDNLIASCMTLFELTVVNNWFILMNAYAFTVGMYTRIYFMVFYLVTMIVLTIVVSSFLEAFRFRIHYKKSTSKRDEEKMLHEEVELKWDELQCMIEDFQILEKLRPSLIVGGTTAFIGSRPRTREVLQRKMYTNEINEWIAEVVQTERQFLSNTSHNSEEDCTDDMISESNHLGVTENL; encoded by the exons ATGTCTTCTCCTATATCAATTAAATCTATTGAGTATTCCGCTAATTATCAACGTTTTGACGATGATGCGAATATATCACTTGAACCAGATATTTCGCACCGCCCATGTCCAA AAAATCACATGAATTCTTCTGTGGAGAATTCAAGAACACCAGAACAATTTATTCAGAAATTTGATACAGCCGAGGTAGACAGAGAAAATATGTCTGAAAATGCAGTTCTTCCGGCGCATGATTCACTTTCAGATCATGATTTACATTGGGAAATGAATTATCATGAAGCTGCAATATTTTTAGAG gaAGGTAGGAATAATGAAAAGTTTGACTCTCATCCAAAGCACCCAGAAGATTTACCAGCGTATCTTTTAGTTCATAATAATTGGTATTATGGGTTAGATTTATTGACCTCTCTTGTACTTCTGGCTTTAGCTTTTGTGGAAGAACCAGCTGTACCTTTGTTTGGT ATGCCAGTTTGGGCACACGGATCAATAGAACTTTTTGCTTTGATAATAATAGGTATAGAATTAGCTTTAAAATTAAGATGGGTTGGCTGGCTAACTATGTTAAAACATAAACGAACAATGTTAAAG tGCATTACATTAGTCATCATGTTTTTGGAAGCTATGACAGTTTTAGTGCGGCAGTCATCGCATTTTCGTGTAACACGCGCCCTGAGGCCTATATTTTTAGTAGATACAAAATGTTTTGGAGGAGTAAGAAGATTTATAAGACAAATACTTTTAACGTTACCACCGATTTTAGATATGTTAGGGctgcttttattttttgttacgcTTTACACAGTCTTGGGTTATTATATGTTCAGTGAAATGAACAGAAATTTTTCTACTCTGCAAGACAGTTTTGTGAGCCTATTTGTCCTTCTCACTACTGCTAA TTTTCCAGATGTAATGATGCCATCATATTCGAAAAATAAGTGGTATGCAATATATTTTGTATCTTACTTATCCACAATGTTATACGTGATGATGAATTTAATGTTGGCAGTAGTTAACGAAACATTTACAGCAGCTGAGcgtgataaatttaaaaaattgtttttgcATAAAAGAAAAGCATGTCAGCATGCATTTAAGTTGTTAGTTTCCAAACAGAATCCAGATAAAATGCGATTTCGTCAATTCGAAGGATTAATGCGATATTATGCTCCAACTAGAA GTATTAGAGATGTTGTTCTAATGTTTCGCTACTTAAATACTTCTGGAAGTGGAGTTTTAAGTTCAgaagaatttttgaatatttatgatACTATAATGCTTCAGTGGGAACCGCAGTACTCTGCTGTGCCTTGGTATCACAGTACGTCACAGCCATTGCAAATTCTCTGTACAGGAGCTCATGCTGCTATTAGATGGACctatttcgaaattttaatgT ATGCAACAATCGTCGCAAATGGTATTGCTATGATAGTAAGGATATTGGAGCCGAGTGATACTACTGTCCACGGTACACTTTTATTTGCTGCATCTTGGGATACTTTCCTTTTTGGGGGAA TATTTGTTACCGAAGCATTGATAAAAGTATTAGGACTTGGCACAAGGCGATATCTTAGTTCTGGATGGAATCTTTTTGATTTAGGCACATCTGTAATGACGCTTGTCGCAGCTTGTATTTTATGTCTATTTCCTACGGCAACATTTTTCGTCTTATTCAGACCActtagaattttaagattatttaaaatgaaaaagagataCCGAGATGTGTTTGGTACTCTAGTTATTTTAACTCCTTTAATGTCTTCTACCGCAGTAGTCATGcttgttttatattatttctttgcGATTATCGGAATGGAATTATTTGCGGGATATAATATGCGAAATTGTTGCAA AAACACAACAGTTgaagatttttataaatattctgtCAATGAAAGTACCACACTAGGATATTATTATCTTAATACTTTTGACAATCTTATAGCCAGTTGTATGACTCTTTTTGAGTTGACAGTTGTTAATAATTGGTTTATTTTAATGAATGCATACGCATTCACTGTTGGAATGTATACAAGAATCTATTTTATGGTATTTTATCTGGTGACAATGATTGTGTTAACAATTGTGGTATCTAGCTTTTTGGAAGCATTTCGATTTAGGATACATTATAAGAAATCAACATCTAAACGCGATG AAGAAAAAATGCTTCATGAAGAAGTGGAATTAAAATGGGATGAATTACAATGCATGATCgaagattttcaaattttagaaaaattacgACCTTCACTCATAGTTGGT GGAACTACTGCATTTATTGGTTCACGGCCTCGAACGCGAGAAGTATTGCAGAGAAAAATGTATACAAATGAAATAAACGAATGGATTGCAGAAGTAGTACAAACTGAGAGACAATTTTTGTCAAATACTTCTCATAATTCGGAAGAAGATTGCACGGATGATATGATCTCGGAATCAAATCATCTAGGAGTAACAGAAAACTTGTGA